The genomic DNA CGGGCCGACGACCGCGACCCGGCCGTCGTCCGGCAGGCGCTGGAGGGCGCGTACCTCGCCCAGCGGGCGCACAACCGGCTCGACGCCGAGGACCCGCGCGCCGACGAGGGCCCCTCGCCCAAGGTGCGGCTGCTGCTCGCGAACACCGGGGAGGGCGGGGCGCACTACGAGCGGGTCGTACGCGACCTGGAGGGGCTGGCGCGCGGTGACGAGCGTCTGGTCGCCGTCACCGGCCTCGGCCAGAGCGTCGACTCCACCGTCGCGACGGTGGAGCGGCTGCGCCGCGCCGGGATACCCATGGTCGGCGCGACCGTCGCCGCCGACGAACTCGCCCGCAAGGACCCCGACTTCTTCCGCGTCTCCCAGCCCACCGCGCAGCAGGCCGCCATCGCCGCCCGCGAGCTGGCCGGGCGGCAGCGCGCGGACCCCGGCTACCGCGTCGACGTCGTCAAGGACGTCAAGGAGGGGGACACGTACAACAAGTCGCTGCGCGACGGCTTCGAGAAGGCCGCCGCCGCGCGCGGGGTACGGCTCGCCACCGCCGACGGCTACTCCTTCGAGTCCGGCCGCACCTCGACGGCCAGCGCGCTGACGTACATCGCCGACCAGGTCTGCCGCGCCAGGGAGGAGCTGGACGCCGTGTACTTCGCCGCGCGCGGGCGCGCCCTGCGGCAGTTCGTCCAGGCCCTCGGGGAGCAGCCCGGCTGCACCCTGGCGGTGGTGTCGGGATCCAGCGCACTCGGCCTGTACTTCGACTCGCCCGACCTGCGGCGCTGGGGCGCCCAGGGGTTGCGCATCCGGTACACGGCCTACGCGCACCCGAAGGCCGGCGACCCCGCCGCCCTCGCGGACTTCGCCGACCGCTACTGCGCCGACTTCCGCCCCGGCGCCCGGCGCGGCGCCTGCGCGGCGGGCGACGGGCCGCTGCAGAGCGGGCAGGCGATCATGGGGCACGACGCGATGCTGGCGCTGGTCAAGGCCGTGGAGTTCGCCACGGGGCCGGACGGCGGCGACCCCGTGGACGCGGGCGCGGTACGGCAGATGCTGCTGCAACTCGGCACCACGAAGGAGGTACGGGGCCTCAG from Streptomyces sp. CMB-StM0423 includes the following:
- a CDS encoding ABC transporter substrate-binding protein gives rise to the protein MSDRRLGRGGTTPWGAVVLVALVAVAALAWFLPKTLGGDEKCAAGVVRLGGECVGITDGAYSFDGELDEVTRRIRAENERVEASGAASVSIAYVESMTHGADGRRGGERADDRDPAVVRQALEGAYLAQRAHNRLDAEDPRADEGPSPKVRLLLANTGEGGAHYERVVRDLEGLARGDERLVAVTGLGQSVDSTVATVERLRRAGIPMVGATVAADELARKDPDFFRVSQPTAQQAAIAARELAGRQRADPGYRVDVVKDVKEGDTYNKSLRDGFEKAAAARGVRLATADGYSFESGRTSTASALTYIADQVCRAREELDAVYFAARGRALRQFVQALGEQPGCTLAVVSGSSALGLYFDSPDLRRWGAQGLRIRYTAYAHPKAGDPAALADFADRYCADFRPGARRGACAAGDGPLQSGQAIMGHDAMLALVKAVEFATGPDGGDPVDAGAVRQMLLQLGTTKEVRGLSGPIGFDAYGNPKGRPMAYVELQWRSGFRYVHKARLWP